A part of Eremothecium sinecaudum strain ATCC 58844 chromosome VII, complete sequence genomic DNA contains:
- the NPR3 gene encoding Npr3p (Syntenic homolog of Ashbya gossypii AGL039W; Syntenic homolog of Saccharomyces cerevisiae YHL023C (NPR3)): MYTNLPKSCLVGIVLTISSHSGPQVVYHYPPLSEPIQLTKDKLVPEGGNGIHVSAANKFRTSQSEDAAYNSVSSSSDTASDATSGLSDSDLSTDYADFSDSSSQSDSSSECVSGAAEGNDAESNVPSPFPMDSSYNQIPDSQSVLAASLNAPELTSTKPKSVKSRHSQISATKLFQYLANNSDGGESRQPSIFSKLTSNEDTDTLRLIEHGNTYDGESILSLEAGLENVDVNDIMDSRIFQSEYFQDTSKILNFNAEFVAEICSPPKEMCNTRFEFTVDELCFLGLPIHVDDKGRWRRKKRKRNPNNTRSRRSESAGVHHTIGSDVKTSPIAKQEQDEMADGEASDHTPCGSAKANDEEPGGPTNNQLDEIEDLQKAANMFHVCFIMNPQLIEYNERVDDMYHYIVTRLSLILRYIQDKTGYVIKECAKILRTKDRVLKRSKTLKSLHGQGVQGKYLYKCILKSSSLARALTKCFHSIVNNEIVTLHIGNNKVLSLQIPIKNEFANLPDLKTNPVLRGSFLSSILNTKFLGYASEVANGESSILTEHDGIFQADNDILDYALLLLDEAPNIIKDLENSSLDNDFSNLLMVNLVKILKATVPLRSYLYLVDQLLGLNSSAPLSGGGSGPSTTPAVSVNDSSTNSFRSNVLRSIALHLTYWRHARIVLPISSKNTYIVSPLAPIRGTSIYDIETGDLGITEGKAMIYQNQELFHSKFPTLPTLPSFLSTISNAKPRSFGHVIPSKDHEYLYLNALSWLIRYGYLTQLFTFIWIRVDRSIKIAVDEDLEREGVRKWNSKSTKEHINPHDNVATVKKTPDSVSTADSKVSSGAADIEGNGESDYSDAPESMDDNMFEGLDYTIILEPKTATALEKRWLYKCVEGQPAELQMLFRRVVKYCNGRTPLEWMILKEIAPKHELKRLLVALGDYAVQVRHW; encoded by the coding sequence ATGTATACAAATTTACCGAAGTCTTGCCTGGTTGGCATTGTTTTGACTATTTCCTCCCATTCTGGCCCGCAGGTTGTTTACCATTATCCCCCGCTAAGTGAACCAATCCAGTTGACGAAAGATAAGTTAGTGCCGGAGGGTGGTAATGGCATTCATGTTTCCGCTGCTAATAAGTTTCGTACGAGTCAATCAGAAGATGCTGCGTATAACAGTGTTAGCTCTTCTTCAGATACAGCTTCAGATGCCACATCAGGGCTGAGTGATAGCGATTTAAGTACCGATTATGCTGACTTTTCGGACTCATCATCGCAGTCTGATTCGAGCTCAGAATGTGTTTCGGGTGCAGCCGAGGGGAATGATGCGGAATCCAATGTCCCATCACCTTTTCCTATGGATTCGTCATATAATCAGATACCGGACTCACAAAGTGTTCTTGCAGCCAGTTTGAATGCTCCAGAACTGACTTCTACGAAGCCCAAAAGTGTGAAGTCCCGTCACTCCCAAATTAGTGCTACTAAACTTTTTCAGTACTTGGCCAACAATAGTGATGGAGGTGAGAGCCGCCAGCCTTCGATTTTCTCTAAACTGACGTCTAATGAAGACACGGATACCCTCAGGTTAATTGAACACGGAAACACTTATGACGGCGAGTCAATACTTTCTCTAGAGGCCGGTCTCGAGAATGTGGATGTTAATGATATTATGGATTCCCGAATTTTCCAATCTGAGTACTTCCAGGATACTTCAAAAATACTCAACTTTAATGCGGAATTTGTAGCTGAGATTTGCAGCCCTCCAAAGGAGATGTGTAACACAAGGTTTGAATTTACGGTTGACGAACTATGTTTTCTAGGGTTACCTATTCATGTGGACGATAAAGGCAGATGGAGAAGGAAAAAGAGAAAAAGGAATCCGAATAATACAAGATCAAGGCGGTCAGAAAGCGCTGGTGTTCACCATACAATTGGATCAGACGTGAAGACAAGTCCAATTGCAAAGCAAGAGCAAGATGAAATGGCAGATGGGGAAGCAAGTGATCATACTCCGTGTGGCAGTGCAAAGGCTAATGACGAAGAACCTGGCGGGCCAACGAACAACCAACTTGATGAAATAGAAGACTTGCAGAAGGCAGCTAACATGTTTCATGTATGCTTTATAATGAACCCGCAGCTGATTGAGTACAACGAGCGGGTTGACGATATGTATCATTACATTGTAACCAGATTGTCTTTAATATTGCGATACATCCAAGATAAGACAGGTTATGTTATAAAAGAGTGTGCCAAAATTTTACGGACCAAGGACCGTGTCCTAAAAAGGTCAAAAACGTTGAAGAGTTTACATGGACAAGGAGTTCAGGGCAAATACCTCTACAAGTGCATACTAAAATCTTCATCTCTTGCGCGAGCACTAACGAAATGTTTTCACTCAATcgttaataatgaaatcGTAACCCTCCATATAGGTAACAACAAAGTGTTATCTCTACAGATACCCATCAAAAACGAATTTGCAAATTTACCAGACCTGAAAACTAATCCTGTGCTGCGTGGATCATTTCTAAGTTCCATATTAAACACTAAATTTCTTGGATACGCTTCTGAAGTTGCTAACGGAGAATCTAGTATACTAACTGAGCATGATGGTATATTTCAGGCAGACAACGACATCCTTGACTATGCTTTATTACTGTTGGATGAAGCTCCTAATATAATCAAAGATCTAGAAAACTCTTCTTTGGATAATGACTTTTCGAACTTATTAATGGTAAACCTGGTTAAGATACTAAAGGCAACAGTTCCCTTACGATCATATTTATATTTGGTTGATCAATTACTCGGCCTGAATTCTTCTGCTCCACTGTCCGGTGGCGGTAGTGGTCCAAGCACTACTCCTGCAGTTTCTGTAAATGATAGCAGTACTAATTCATTTCGTTCTAACGTTCTGCGCTCGATTGCGCTGCATTTGACATATTGGAGGCACGCTAGGATAGTTTTGCCTATCTCTTCTAAAAATACGTATATTGTCTCACCTTTGGCACCAATCCGTGGCACGTCTATCTATGACATAGAAACTGGTGATCTTGGGATCACAGAAGGGAAAGCGATGATTTACCAAAATCAAGAACTCTTTCATTCCAAATTTCCCACTCTGCCAACTTTGCCATCATTTCTAAGCACAATATCGAACGCCAAGCCTCGTTCATTTGGGCACGTTATTCCGTCTAAAGATCATGAATATCTGTATCTCAATGCGTTGAGTTGGCTAATTAGATATGGTTACCTGACACAGTTATTCACGTTCATATGGATACGTGTCGACCGATCGATAAAAATTGCTGTTGATGAGGACTTAGAGCGCGAAGGCGTCCGAAAATGGAATAGTAAATCAACAAAAGAACATATTAACCCTCATGATAACGTCGCAACCGTAAAAAAGACACCAGACAGTGTATCCACTGCGGACTCTAAAGTATCATCAGGAGCTGCAGATATAGAAGGCAATGGTGAAAGTGATTATTCTGATGCACCGGAGTCAATGGACGATAATATGTTTGAGGGTCTTGATTATACGATCATTTTAGAACCTAAGACTGCAACCGCGCTTGAAAAACGTTGGTTATATAAGTGCGTTGAGGGCCAGCCGGCTGAACTTCAAATGCTTTTTAGGAGAGTAGTGAAATATTGCAATGGCAGGACCCCACTTGAATGGATGATCCTTAAAGAGATCGCCCCTAAACACGAACTAAAAAGGCTGCTGGTGGCACTAGGAGATTATGCTGTTCAAGTAAGGCATTGGTAG
- the RIM4 gene encoding Rim4p (Syntenic homolog of Ashbya gossypii AGL038C; Syntenic homolog of Saccharomyces cerevisiae YHL024W (RIM4)) has protein sequence MTNCAILPSDGTSLSIANEQVTTLVSDLNPIRPKEIPQAISRPAEIESEEDEEEDDDEHLLDDIYEESQDSVDVANTAIATTSAGTNSISGAASNTSTTIATPSTIATSAPANSASAVVGSVDPDQSADSKTWRGRPSSCVFVASLAASLTDDDLCVSVTEAFKKYGELSMVKVLRDPSNRPYAFVQYTNDIDAKRALKQAQGTLLNGRTIRCEKAKVNRTLFISTRNRKTPEVTSEEIVQLCSSFGELEQLVASREYAFKKNYYPIDRSSAWFVQFAYRDDAIRAFINLKPGYDWTVEWAQNIEVPRRLNLLKKNRLKGGTATSNASNNSNATPNLNSTNENAATSKSGDAEPEEEEEEYDVEDEGEEEEEVMDPIVIDKKSIFVSQLDPSVTKEKLAQRFLKHGKVEDINLISKDNNTKVFAFIKYETEEATATALERENHASFLNRTMHVQYREVGGHRSRRYQGQRRNNYRHNLHHVHSPRLSLAPPPINIGRRASTGTFQTLPYSPYQYFPPPKSNNNFLKDKRHKSFAMTCGAGSRTNEGGDGSEFGFNLETSSELSGSAGNDDGASTYATTNYNGSSAGAATVNTKGTNTVRRKNSGKKRYYNGHNNNGSNTNMHMHGFDPYYYQPPYYYPMDYSMPPPPPGSNANQPFYFYYPIPPPPNGSMNGSMPMNPVPGLMPPMLDQPYMPIDMGQDPANGNGNEVPQSLDY, from the coding sequence ATGACTAACTGTGCAATTTTACCATCAGATGGCACCTCTTTGTCTATTGCCAATGAGCAAGTTACCACCTTGGTTTCCGATCTTAATCCAATAAGACCAAAGGAGATCCCCCAGGCCATAAGTAGGCCTGCAGAAATAGAGTCTgaagaggatgaagaagaggatgatgatgaacATTTATTGGATGATATCTATGAAGAGTCTCAGGATTCGGTGGATGTTGCTAATACTGCTATTGCTACAACATCCGCAGGTACCAATTCCATTTCAGGAGCAGCATCAAATACATCCACAACAATTGCCACTCCATCAACAATAGCTACTTCTGCTCCAGCTAACTCCGCATCAGCTGTAGTTGGTAGTGTTGATCCTGATCAAAGCGCTGATTCCAAGACTTGGCGTGGTCGTCCATCATCCTGTGTTTTTGTTGCATCATTAGCGGCTTCCTTGACTGATGACGATTTATGCGTTTCAGTAACTGAGGCATTCAAAAAATATGGTGAATTATCGATGGTCAAGGTCTTAAGAGACCCTTCTAATAGACCATATGCATTTGTTCAATACACCAATGATATTGATGCCAAGCGGGCGTTGAAACAAGCTCAGGGAACATTATTGAATGGTAGAACTATTCGGTGTGAAAAGGCGAAGGTGAACCGCACCTTATTCATTTCAACACGTAATAGGAAAACCCCTGAGGTTACTTCCGAAGAAATAGTACAGTTGTGTTCGTCTTTCGGTGAATTAGAGCAATTGGTTGCCAGTAGGGAATATGCTTTTAAGAAGAACTACTACCCAATTGACAGATCTTCCGCCTGGTTTGTTCAATTTGCCTACCGTGATGACGCTATCAGAGCCTTCATTAACTTGAAACCCGGCTACGACTGGACAGTGGAATGGGCCCAGAATATTGAAGTCCCAAGAAGATTAAACTTGTTGAAGAAAAACAGGCTTAAAGGTGGGACTGCTACATCCAACGCCTCCAATAACTCCAATGCAACCCCTAACTTAAACAGTACTAATGAAAATGCCGCTACTTCAAAATCTGGTGATGCGGAGCcagaggaagaagaagaggaatACGACGTTGAGGATGAGGgtgaagaagaggaagaagtTATGGATCCAATTGTTATTGATAAGAAGTCCATTTTCGTGAGTCAATTAGATCCAAGCGTTACAAAAGAGAAACTAGCGCAGAGATTCTTAAAGCATGGTAAAGTGGAAGACATCAACTTGATATCTAAagataataataccaaGGTTTTTGCCTTCATCAAATACGAAACAGAAGAGGCAACTGCCACAGCATTGGAAAGAGAGAATCATGCCAGTTTTTTGAATAGAACAATGCATGTTCAATATAGGGAAGTTGGTGGACATAGATCAAGGCGGTATCAAGGCCAAAGGAGGAATAATTACCGCCATAATTTACACCATGTTCACAGTCCAAGATTGAGTTTGGCTCCACCACCAATTAATATTGGAAGAAGAGCAAGTACTGGGACTTTCCAGACATTACCTTATTCACCATATCAATACTTCCCTCCTCCAAAGTCTAACAACAACTTTTTGAAAGACAAGAGGCATAAAAGCTTTGCAATGACATGCGGCGCTGGTTCTCGCACAAACGAGGGAGGGGACGGTTCCGAGTTTGGATTTAATCTTGAAACATCATCAGAACTTTCTGGATCCGCCGGTAATGATGATGGAGCATCCACCTACGCTACAACCAATTATAATGGATCATCTGCTGGTGCTGCGACTGTTAATACGAAGGGTACCAACACTGTGAGAAGGAAGAATTCCGGTAAGAAACGTTACTATAATGGGCACAATAATAATGGCAGTAACACAAATATGCACATGCACGGATTTGATCCCTACTATTATCAGCCTCCGTACTATTACCCAATGGATTACTCCATGCCACCACCACCGCCAGGTTCAAATGCAAACCAGCCATTCTACTTTTATTATCCGATACCTCCGCCACCAAATGGTTCAATGAATGGCAGTATGCCAATGAACCCCGTTCCTGGATTAATGCCGCCCATGTTAGACCAACCATATATGCCAATTGATATGGGACAAGATCCAGCAAATGGCAATGGAAATGAAGTACCTCAATCTTTAGACTATTAA
- the HSP104 gene encoding chaperone ATPase HSP104 (Syntenic homolog of Ashbya gossypii AGL036C; Syntenic homolog of Saccharomyces cerevisiae YLL026W (HSP104)) has protein sequence MNEETNFTDKALDIITIAQKLAREHQHSQLLPIHLLAAFVETPADGSKGYLQNLFEKAHYDYETFRRDVNSQLVRTPSQDPPPSEVTPGYAFAKVMQEAASIQKKQKDTFIAQDHILFALLDDSNISQILKRCSCRAEVIKEQALLLRGSQKIDSRSSDTNSPLEYLGKYAIDMTEQARLGKLDPIIGREEEIRSTIRVLARRIKSNPCLIGEPGIGKTAIIEGVAQRIINEDVPKILNGAKLYSLDLAALTAGAKYKGDFEERLKGVIKEIEQSKDLIVLFIDEIHMLMGNGKDDAANILKPALSRGELKVIGATTNNEYRSIVEKDGAFERRFQTIQVLEPTVRQTVSILRGLQGKYEIHHGVRIFDSALVTAAQLAKRYMPYRRLPDSALDLVDISCAGVAVARDSKPEELDSKERELQLLHVEINALERDKEADSSTKERLQQVRQKEASLQEELQPLRQRYEEERKGHEELTKAKAKLEELETKSLDAERRSDYQTAADLRYFAIPDLRKRISELEVQVAEEEQRAGSNAMIQNVVDSDTIAETAARLTGIPVTKLTESENQKLIKMERHLAGQVVGQIEAIKAVSRAIRLSRSGLANPKQPASFLFLGLSGSGKTELAKKVAGFLFNDDTAMIRVDCSELSEKYSVSKLIGTTAGYVGYDEGGLLTNQLQRKPYSVLLFDEVEKAHPDVLTIMLQMLDDGRITSGQGKTIDCSNCIVIMTSNLGATYINNQVGSKITDDTKQLVMSVVGSHFRPEFLNRISSIVIFNKLSRKAIHKIVDIRLKELEERFRMNDKHYKLNVSPEARDFLAENGYSEDMGARPLNRLIQQEILDKLALCILKGEVKDKEVVRVELYKDKTGLSIIPNHQSSTDAGDGDMDIDDWDDITADCEQMDDDTVALD, from the coding sequence ATGAACGAAGAAACTAATTTTACGGACAAGGCTTTAGATATTATAACTATTGCACAAAAATTGGCACGGGAGCATCAACATTCGCAGCTTCTTCCAATCCATTTGTTAGCTGCGTTTGTTGAGACTCCAGCTGATGGTTCGAAAGGTTACTTACAGAACTTATTTGAGAAAGCTCATTATGATTATGAGACTTTCAGAAGAGATGTTAATAGTCAATTAGTACGTACTCCATCTCAAGATCCACCTCCTTCAGAAGTGACTCCTGGATACGCATTTGCAAAGGTGATGCAAGAAGCAGCCAGTATTCAAAAGAAACAAAAAGATACTTTCATTGCACAAGATCATATACTTTTTGCTCTTCTCGATGATTCCAATATTTCACAGATACTCAAAAGATGTTCATGTCGAGCTGAAGTTATTAAGGAACAAGCTCTGCTCCTAAGAGGTAGTCAGAAGATTGACTCTCGTTCTTCCGACACCAACTCACCGTTGGAATACCTAGGAAAGTACGCAATTGATATGACAGAACAAGCCCGACTGGGAAAGTTAGACCCTATTATAGGTAGAGAAGAGGAGATTCGGTCCACAATTAGGGTTTTGGCCCGGAGGATTAAGTCAAATCCATGTTTGATTGGTGAACCTGGTATTGGTAAAACTGCTATTATAGAAGGTGTTGCTCAGAGAATTATAAATGAGGATGTACCTAAGATATTGAATGGCGCTAAATTGTATTCTTTGGACCTTGCAGCATTGACTGCTGGCGCTAAATATAAGGGTGACTTTGAGGAGCGTTTAAAGGGTGTTATAAAGGAAATTGAACAGTCAAAAGATTTGATTGTCTTATTTATTGATGAGATTCACATGTTGATGGGTAATGGAAAAGATGATGCGGCAAACATTTTGAAGCCAGCTTTGTCTCGTGGTGAATTAAAGGTTATTGGTGCAACAACGAACAATGAATATCGATCCATAGTTGAGAAGGATGGTGCCTTTGAGAGAAGGTTCCAAACTATCCAAGTTCTGGAACCTACTGTCAGGCAAACGGTTTCAATATTAAGAGGTTTACAAGGAAAATACGAGATACATCATGGTGTCAGAATTTTCGATAGTGCATTAGTGACCGCAGCGCAATTAGCTAAACGCTATATGCCATACCGGAGATTGCCGGATTCTGCATTAGACTTGGTGGATATATCCTGTGCTGGTGTTGCTGTCGCCCGTGATTCGAAGCCTGAGGAATTGGATTCTAAAGAACGTGAATTACAATTATTGCATGTAGAGATAAACGCTTTGGAGAGAGACAAAGAGGCCGATTCCAGTACAAAGGAACGCTTGCAACAGGTAAGGCAGAAAGAAGCTTCTTTGCAGGAAGAGCTTCAACCTTTAAGGCAGCGCTATGAAGAGGAACGCAAAGGACATGAAGAATTGACAAAAGCTAAGGCAAAGTTGGAAGAACTCGAGACGAAGAGTCTGGATGCAGAACGTCGTAGTGATTACCAAACTGCTGCAGATCTAAGATACTTTGCGATCCCTGACTTGCGTAAGAGGATATCTGAATTAGAAGTTCAAGTCGCGGAAGAGGAGCAGCGAGCAGGCTCAAATGCGATGATTCAGAATGTTGTCGATAGTGACACCATAGCCGAGACAGCAGCAAGATTAACAGGTATTCCAGTAACCAAACTAACTGAATCAGAAAACCAGAAGTTAATTAAAATGGAGCGCCATTTGGCTGGTCAAGTGGTTGGTCAAATAGAAGCAATTAAAGCCGTATCAAGGGCTATCAGATTGTCGAGGTCTGGACTTGCTAACCCCAAGCAACCAGCATCTTTCCTATTCCTAGGTCTATCTGGTTCAGGTAAAACTGAGTTGGCTAAAAAGGTTGCGGGCTTTTTATTCAATGATGATACTGCAATGATTAGGGTGGACTGCTCTGAACTAAGTGAAAAATATTCTGTGTCAAAGCTTATTGGTACAACTGCAGGATACGTGGGCTACGATGAAGGTGGGCTTTTAACTAACCAATTGCAGAGGAAACCATACTCAGTGTTATTATTTGATGAGGTTGAGAAGGCTCATCCCGACGTTCTAACAATAATGTTACAAATGTTGGATGACGGAAGAATAACGAGCGGTCAGGGTAAAACGATAGACTGTTCGAATTGTATAGTTATCATGACGTCTAACTTGGGTGCAACCTATATTAATAACCAAGTAGGTTCTAAAATAACGGATGATACAAAGCAGTTGGTCATGAGCGTTGTTGGTTCGCATTTCAGACCGGAATTTTTAAACCGTATATCCAGTATTGTGATATTCAATAAATTGTCCCGTAAAGCTATTCATAAGATAGTCGATATCCGGTTAAAGGAACTGGAAGAGAGGTTCCGTATGAACGACAAGCACTACAAATTAAACGTATCTCCAGAGGCACGTGATTTCCTAGCGGAAAATGGATATAGTGAGGATATGGGTGCTAGACCACTAAACAGATTAATCCAACAAGAAATCTTGGATAAGTTGGCTCTATGCATACTAAAGGGGGAGGTTAAGGATAAAGAAGTTGTAAGAGTCGAACTATATAAAGACAAGACAGGTCTAAGTATTATACCAAATCATCAATCATCCACTGATGCGGGCGATGGAGATATGGATATAGATGACTGGGATGATATAACTGCTGATTGTGAGCAAATGGATGACGATACCGTTGCTCTGGACTAa